From one Catellatospora sp. IY07-71 genomic stretch:
- a CDS encoding DedA family protein: MEFVGQWLETLPALVVYLLVGLVIGTESMGIPLPGEIVLVSSSLLAATTQHISPWGVAIAAATGAIVGDSIGYAIGKRGGRPLLERLGRRFPKHLGPEQIVRAETMFGRWGVWAVFFGRFIALLRILAGPMAGALKVPYRKFLLANAGGGLVWAFGTTFAIYALGEVAEHWLKRFSWAALILAVVAGLGTTWWFKQRAKKALAETGPVEPVAAEAPAQRPAKERVG; the protein is encoded by the coding sequence ATGGAGTTCGTCGGCCAGTGGCTGGAGACCCTCCCGGCCCTCGTCGTGTACCTGCTCGTCGGACTGGTCATCGGCACCGAGAGCATGGGCATCCCGCTGCCGGGCGAGATCGTCCTGGTCAGTTCGTCGCTGCTGGCGGCGACCACGCAGCACATCTCCCCGTGGGGCGTGGCGATCGCGGCCGCGACCGGCGCGATCGTCGGCGATTCCATCGGGTACGCGATCGGCAAGCGCGGCGGCCGCCCGCTGCTGGAGCGCCTGGGCCGCCGCTTCCCGAAGCACCTTGGTCCCGAGCAGATCGTGCGGGCCGAGACGATGTTCGGGCGCTGGGGCGTCTGGGCGGTGTTCTTCGGCCGGTTCATCGCGCTGCTGCGCATCCTGGCCGGGCCGATGGCCGGCGCGCTGAAGGTGCCGTACCGCAAGTTCCTGCTGGCCAACGCCGGTGGTGGGCTGGTCTGGGCGTTCGGCACCACGTTCGCGATCTACGCGCTGGGCGAGGTGGCCGAGCACTGGCTCAAGCGCTTCTCGTGGGCGGCGCTGATCCTGGCCGTGGTCGCCGGTCTGGGCACCACCTGGTGGTTCAAGCAGCGCGCGAAGAAGGCGCTGGCGGAGACCGGCCCGGTCGAGCCGGTGGCGGCGGAGGCGCCCGCGCAGCGGCCCGCCAAGGAGCGGGTCGGCTGA